A genomic window from Rubrobacter naiadicus includes:
- a CDS encoding DMT family transporter produces MSENTGMKEPGKAVPGHYLVLLAAVLWGTTGTAGAFAPPSATPEAIGAARITIGGLALLAITLTRGTLRGHRWPLFATATGCAGVAAYQALFFSGVSRTGVAVGTIVAIGSSPVFGGLMGFFVHGERLSYRWALATALAVAGCVLLIGSGSEISVAPSGVLLSLGAGASYAAYATASKGLLKRIPPEAVMAVLFTGGAVLLSPVLALTGAGWLATARGLGVALHLGIVATAAAYFLFGRGLRLVPVATATTLSLAEPLTAGLLGVFVLGERLTPPALLGSALVFCGLAVLSWRRPGVT; encoded by the coding sequence ATGAGCGAAAACACGGGGATGAAGGAGCCGGGGAAGGCGGTCCCCGGACACTACCTGGTGCTCCTCGCCGCCGTGCTCTGGGGCACGACCGGTACGGCCGGGGCCTTCGCCCCACCCTCGGCCACACCGGAGGCCATCGGGGCGGCGAGGATCACGATAGGGGGCCTGGCGCTGCTGGCGATCACGCTGACACGCGGCACGCTGCGCGGGCACCGGTGGCCCCTCTTCGCAACGGCGACGGGGTGTGCGGGGGTGGCGGCATACCAGGCGCTGTTCTTCAGCGGCGTGTCGAGGACCGGGGTGGCGGTCGGCACGATCGTCGCCATCGGAAGCTCCCCGGTCTTCGGCGGGCTCATGGGATTTTTCGTCCACGGTGAGAGGCTCTCGTACCGGTGGGCGCTTGCCACGGCGCTCGCGGTCGCGGGGTGCGTGCTCCTGATCGGCTCCGGCAGCGAGATCTCCGTGGCGCCCTCGGGCGTCTTGCTCTCTTTAGGGGCGGGTGCCTCCTACGCGGCCTACGCCACCGCCAGCAAGGGTCTTCTGAAGCGCATTCCACCGGAGGCGGTGATGGCCGTGCTCTTCACCGGGGGAGCCGTTCTGCTCTCGCCGGTGCTGGCGCTCACCGGTGCCGGCTGGCTCGCCACGGCCCGCGGGCTCGGGGTGGCGCTGCACCTGGGGATCGTGGCCACCGCCGCGGCATACTTCCTGTTCGGCCGGGGGCTCAGGCTGGTTCCGGTCGCGACCGCGACGACGCTCTCCCTCGCCGAACCGCTGACGGCGGGTTTGCTCGGCGTCTTCGTGCTCGGAGAACGCCTCACCCCGCCCGCGCTGCTCGGCAGCGCCCTCGTCTTCTGCGGGCTCGCGGTCCTCTCGTGGCGGCGGCCCGGCGTTACCTAA
- a CDS encoding LysE/ArgO family amino acid transporter has protein sequence MILPFVHGFVLALGLIVVLGPQNMFVFSEGASRTRFREALPVVLTAALSDTALISAAVLGVSVAVLSLSPMKIALTLGGMGFLIYLGWSNWHQAPAVDGEWRRAAEETLRRRILFALSVSLLNPGAILDTIGVIGTGSLAYHGAAKVAFTLASIMVSWLWFASLSAAGRAFGKLDTVRTHLGRLSALVMWASALYLGYELLFGL, from the coding sequence TTGATTTTGCCTTTCGTACACGGGTTTGTGCTGGCTCTGGGCCTGATCGTCGTCCTCGGGCCCCAGAACATGTTCGTCTTCTCCGAAGGAGCGAGCAGAACCCGCTTCCGAGAGGCCCTGCCCGTGGTCCTGACCGCCGCTCTTTCGGACACCGCGCTCATCTCCGCCGCCGTGCTCGGCGTCTCGGTCGCGGTCCTCTCCTTGTCCCCGATGAAGATCGCGCTCACCCTGGGCGGGATGGGTTTCCTCATCTACCTGGGCTGGTCCAACTGGCACCAGGCCCCGGCGGTCGACGGAGAGTGGAGGCGGGCGGCGGAGGAGACGCTCAGGCGACGGATCCTCTTCGCCCTCTCGGTCTCGCTGTTAAACCCCGGCGCCATCCTGGACACGATAGGCGTGATCGGCACCGGCTCACTGGCCTACCATGGCGCCGCGAAGGTCGCCTTCACCCTCGCGAGCATAATGGTCTCCTGGCTGTGGTTCGCCTCTCTGTCCGCCGCCGGCAGGGCCTTCGGCAAGCTGGACACGGTCCGCACCCACCTCGGCCGCCTCTCGGCGCTCGTGATGTGGGCGAGCGCCCTCTACCTCGGGTACGAACTGCTCTTCGGGCTCTGA
- the mfd gene encoding transcription-repair coupling factor translates to MLVAGSEESADRYAREAACFTQDAVVHLPSRGAIYGDVFDPPVANVGRRQRALHALGRARIVVAGPLAFAERTPLHEPLELSGGVELEFDEALERLARLGYERVDRISRPGEFAVRGGIVDLFPSTRRSPVRVEWWGDEVESVRVVSLATQRVVKDLKAVTVYAAREADLAALAAESGEELPEEALRGVRVVGLDRLLLGLDPVSPRELLPGGAEIWREEPQETLPEDLDGLVRELYDTAASEPDLEFTGAEDGEAVLAPPVVAFGGGLREVARRLEALVADGLAVFIACGSGSEVKRTVYAFGEIGREVREAARVDASLPPGLYAVPGEVEEGFVYPEDGVAVVRRGDFLGRRVKGRRGGRTPTSFADLKPGDLVVHDTQGIGRFEGLVAREALGVTRDYMEVSYRGGDRLFVPYEQMDLLHKYVGGEGARLDRLGGSSWAQVTERVRKRVKALAGELLRLHIVRASAEGFAFPEDTEWERELEESFPYQETPDQQAAIAAVKADMQRPKPMDRLVCGDVGFGKTEVAVRAAFKAALAGKQTVMLAPTTLLVQQHERTFRERLERFAVRVESLSRFTSPAERRRILEGFAAGEVDILIGTHALLGAEVRPKDLGLVVVDEEQRFGVAHKERIKQLKASVDVLTLTATPIPRTMQMALSSLRDISVIETPPAGRRPVLTHVGPYDEDLVRRAVERELGRGGQVFFVHNRIETIEERAEQLRGLVPGARFAVVHGRMPERELEGKMRSFLEGEVDVLVATTIIETGLDVGTANTLIVERADALGLAQLYHLRGRIGRSSEQAYAYLFAPLGATREAQRRLEALLDFTELGSGFAVAMRDLEIRGAGNLLGAEQSGHIAAVGFEMYLRLLEEAVEEARGRPAARRDEAPVVVEVPLDAYLPPDYVQDEIERVSLYQRASGAGSIEEVEELAEELADRFGEPPAPALNLLGITRVKLLARRVGARSVSYRQGTLTISGVTPDARAVSALERTTGAEVSSQAGRMRVRGAAGDPLEVAERALGALGRTML, encoded by the coding sequence GTGCTCGTGGCGGGAAGCGAGGAGTCGGCCGATCGCTACGCCCGCGAGGCGGCGTGTTTCACGCAGGATGCGGTCGTGCACCTGCCCTCGCGTGGGGCTATCTACGGGGACGTCTTCGACCCGCCCGTCGCGAACGTCGGCAGGAGACAGCGGGCGCTGCACGCTTTGGGCCGGGCGCGCATCGTCGTGGCCGGACCGCTCGCGTTCGCCGAGAGGACGCCCCTGCACGAGCCACTTGAGCTCTCCGGCGGCGTGGAGCTGGAGTTCGACGAGGCTCTGGAGAGGCTCGCCCGGCTCGGGTACGAGCGGGTGGACAGGATCTCGCGTCCCGGGGAGTTCGCCGTGCGCGGCGGGATCGTGGACCTCTTCCCGAGCACCCGGCGCTCCCCGGTGCGCGTCGAGTGGTGGGGGGACGAGGTCGAGAGCGTGCGGGTCGTCTCCCTGGCGACCCAGCGGGTCGTGAAGGACCTGAAGGCGGTGACGGTCTACGCTGCGCGCGAGGCCGACCTGGCGGCGCTCGCCGCGGAGAGCGGGGAGGAGCTGCCCGAAGAGGCGCTCCGGGGGGTGAGGGTAGTGGGGCTCGACCGGCTGCTCCTCGGCCTCGATCCCGTCTCACCGCGCGAGCTTTTGCCCGGGGGGGCCGAGATCTGGCGCGAAGAGCCGCAGGAGACGCTGCCGGAAGACCTGGACGGTCTGGTGCGCGAGCTCTACGACACGGCGGCATCCGAGCCGGATCTCGAGTTCACCGGTGCGGAGGATGGCGAGGCGGTCCTGGCGCCGCCGGTGGTGGCGTTCGGGGGTGGGTTGCGGGAGGTCGCCAGGAGGCTCGAGGCGCTCGTCGCGGACGGGCTTGCGGTTTTCATCGCCTGCGGTTCGGGGAGCGAGGTCAAGCGCACCGTCTACGCCTTCGGCGAGATCGGACGCGAGGTGAGGGAGGCCGCTCGCGTGGACGCGAGCCTTCCTCCCGGGCTCTACGCCGTACCCGGCGAGGTAGAAGAGGGGTTCGTCTACCCGGAGGACGGGGTCGCGGTCGTCAGGCGCGGGGATTTCCTGGGGAGGAGGGTTAAGGGCCGCAGGGGCGGCCGGACGCCGACGAGCTTCGCCGACCTCAAGCCCGGAGACCTCGTCGTGCACGACACGCAGGGTATCGGGCGCTTCGAGGGGCTCGTGGCGCGGGAGGCCCTGGGTGTCACCCGCGACTACATGGAGGTCAGCTACCGGGGTGGGGACAGGCTGTTCGTGCCCTACGAGCAGATGGACCTCTTGCACAAGTACGTGGGCGGCGAAGGGGCGCGGCTGGACCGGCTCGGCGGGAGTTCGTGGGCTCAGGTCACCGAGCGGGTCAGGAAGCGGGTCAAGGCGCTCGCCGGGGAGCTGCTGCGGCTGCACATCGTGCGCGCCTCGGCCGAAGGGTTCGCGTTTCCGGAGGATACGGAGTGGGAGCGGGAGCTCGAGGAGAGCTTCCCCTACCAGGAGACCCCGGACCAGCAGGCCGCGATCGCCGCGGTCAAGGCCGACATGCAGAGGCCGAAGCCGATGGACCGGCTGGTGTGCGGGGACGTGGGCTTCGGGAAGACCGAGGTCGCGGTCAGGGCGGCGTTCAAGGCGGCGCTCGCGGGCAAGCAGACGGTGATGCTCGCGCCGACCACCCTGCTCGTCCAGCAGCACGAGCGCACCTTCCGCGAGCGGCTGGAGCGCTTCGCGGTGCGCGTCGAGAGCCTCTCGCGGTTCACATCCCCGGCGGAGAGGAGGCGTATCCTCGAAGGGTTCGCCGCCGGGGAGGTGGACATCCTCATCGGGACGCACGCCCTGCTCGGGGCGGAGGTGAGGCCGAAGGACCTCGGGCTCGTCGTAGTCGACGAGGAGCAGCGCTTCGGGGTTGCGCACAAGGAGAGGATCAAACAGCTCAAGGCCTCGGTCGACGTACTCACGCTCACGGCCACCCCGATCCCGCGCACGATGCAGATGGCGCTCTCCTCCCTGCGGGACATAAGCGTGATCGAGACGCCGCCGGCGGGGAGGAGGCCCGTGCTCACCCACGTCGGGCCCTACGACGAGGACCTGGTGCGGCGTGCGGTAGAGCGCGAGCTCGGACGGGGCGGTCAGGTCTTCTTCGTGCACAACCGCATCGAGACCATAGAGGAGAGGGCCGAGCAGCTGCGCGGGCTGGTCCCCGGGGCTCGTTTCGCGGTGGTTCATGGTCGGATGCCCGAGCGGGAGCTCGAGGGCAAGATGCGCTCGTTCCTCGAAGGAGAGGTGGACGTGCTCGTCGCCACGACGATCATCGAGACCGGGCTCGACGTGGGGACGGCGAACACGCTCATCGTCGAGCGGGCGGACGCTCTGGGGCTCGCGCAGCTCTACCACCTGAGGGGAAGGATCGGGCGCTCCTCCGAGCAGGCCTACGCCTACCTCTTCGCGCCGCTCGGGGCGACGCGGGAGGCCCAGAGGCGGCTCGAGGCGCTTCTGGACTTCACCGAGCTCGGGAGCGGGTTCGCGGTCGCGATGCGGGACCTCGAGATCCGGGGCGCGGGCAACCTGCTCGGTGCGGAGCAGTCGGGGCACATAGCGGCCGTGGGCTTCGAGATGTACCTGCGGCTTCTGGAGGAGGCCGTCGAGGAGGCCCGGGGGAGGCCCGCAGCGCGGAGAGACGAGGCGCCGGTCGTGGTCGAGGTGCCGCTCGACGCGTACCTGCCGCCGGACTACGTGCAGGACGAGATAGAGCGGGTCTCCCTCTACCAGCGGGCCTCCGGCGCCGGGAGCATCGAGGAGGTCGAGGAGCTCGCCGAAGAGCTCGCCGACCGCTTCGGGGAGCCGCCTGCTCCCGCGCTCAACCTGCTCGGGATCACGCGCGTCAAGCTGCTCGCGAGGAGGGTGGGGGCCAGGTCCGTCTCCTACCGGCAGGGGACGCTCACCATCTCCGGGGTCACGCCCGATGCCAGGGCCGTTTCGGCCCTCGAGCGGACGACCGGGGCGGAAGTGTCGAGCCAGGCCGGCCGGATGCGGGTTCGCGGTGCCGCAGGAGACCCGCTCGAGGTCGCCGAGCGGGCGCTCGGGGCGCTCGGGCGCACCATGCTATAA